One stretch of Deltaproteobacteria bacterium DNA includes these proteins:
- a CDS encoding NADH-quinone oxidoreductase subunit B — protein sequence PGCPPRPEGLLEGLFLLQEKISGKRWWPEAKGGIEP from the coding sequence TCCTGGTTGTCCGCCCCGGCCCGAGGGACTTTTGGAAGGCCTGTTCCTGCTCCAGGAGAAAATCTCCGGCAAACGCTGGTGGCCCGAGGCCAAGGGAGGGATCGAACCATGA